From the Ammospiza caudacuta isolate bAmmCau1 chromosome 24, bAmmCau1.pri, whole genome shotgun sequence genome, one window contains:
- the NGF gene encoding beta-nerve growth factor: protein MPMLFYTLTVAFLIGTQAAPKSEDNAPLEFPAEHSLLSTRSDRHRIAQEAPQTSHGHTAWSLGRREALNITVDPKIFRKRRFRSPRVLFSTEPPPLAGQGRNLGFLSGAGAPNRTARSRRSTHPVLHRGEFSVCDSVSMWVGDKTTATDIKGKEVTVLGEVNINNNIFKQYFFETKCRDPKPVSGGCRGIDAKHWNSYCTTTHTFVKALTMEGKQAAWRFIRIDTACVCVLSRKAARP from the coding sequence ATGCCCATGCTGTTCTACACTCTGACTGTAGCTTTTTTGATCGGCACACAGGCAGCTCCCAAGTCAGAGGACAATGCCCCACTGGAGTTTCCTGCAGAACATTCCCTGCTCAGCACCCGGAGCGACCGACACCGCATTGCCCAGGAGGCTCCGCAGACGTCCCACGGCCACACCGCCTGGAGCCTCGGCAGGAGAGAAGCCCTAAACATCACCGTGGACCCCAAAATCTTTCGGAAGCGGCGTTTCCGCTCTCCCCGGGTGCTGTTCAGCACGGAGCCCCCGCCGctggccgggcagggccggaatttgggatttctcagcGGCGCGGGGGCTCCCAACAGgactgccaggagcaggaggagcacgCACCCCGTGCTGCACCGCGGGGAGTTCTCGGTGTGCGACAGCGTCAGCATGTGGGTCGGGGACAAAACCACGGCCACCGACATCAAGGGCAAGGAGGTGACGGTGCTGGGCGAGGTCAACATCAACAACAACATCTTTAAGCAGTATTTTTTCGAGACCAAGTGCAGGGACCCCAAGCCGGTGTCGGGCGGGTGCCGCGGCATCGACGCCAAGCACTGGAACTCGTACTGCACCACCACCCACACCTTCGTCAAGGCCCTGACCATGGAGGGCAAGCAGGCGGCCTGGAGGTTCATCCGCATCGACACCGCCTGCGTCTGCGTGCTCAGCAGGAAGGCAGCCAGGCCCTGA